The sequence below is a genomic window from Phragmitibacter flavus.
ATGTAGATGTCGGGCGAGTTGAGGGCTTCGATGGCATCAATGGGGGGTTCGATCCCGGTGATGAAGCAGCCGAGGTAGTGGGCGTGGGGGTAGGTCATGGTGAGGGCGCTGACGCTGTCCTCGGCCGGGGTGAGGGAGTAGCGTTCGCGGGCGACGAGTTGGTCGGCATACCAGAGGTCGGTGTCCCAGCGCAGCTCGTGATATTCGAAGGATTCGCCACTGGCAACGCGACCGGGGGAGAGCCATTCGAAGAACATCAGGGAACCGCCTTCGTCGATGTGGAGGCTGTTTTGCTGATGATACCGGGCGCCGGAGTGGGGAATGAAGGGTTCGGGGTAGTATTCGAGGAAGGCTCCGGCGGCGACGTGGAGGTGTTGGTGGACTCTGCCGGTGCCGCCGTTGCGTGAGCGGTAGACGCGGCTGGAGCTGGGGGTGGTGAGGGTGAGGCGGGCGGTGGCTTCGACGTGGATGTTGTAGTCGATTTCATCGTCATCAAAAACCCCGGCGGTGGGGGTGACGAGGTTGACGACGAGGGTGTCTTCGTCGTCGTGGGGTTTGCTAAGGTGCAGGGGCGCGCGGAACGACTGCTGGCGCAGGTGGTTTTGGCCGAGGGAGTTGCGGCTGCAGATGAGGTGGAGGTGGCCTTTCACTTAACTTCAGTTCAGTTTACACAAAGAGGTATTCGTGTTTGAGCCAGGCGATGAGGTCTTCTTTGCCTTTTTCGCTTTTGAGGTCGGCGAAGAGGAAGGGGGCGTCGCCGCGCATGATTTTGGAGTCGCGTGCCATGACTTCGAGGTCGGCTCCAACGTAGGGGGCGAGTTCGGTTTTGTTGATGAGGAGGAGGTCGGAGGTGCGGATGGCGGGGCCGCCTTTGCGGGGGATTTTGTCGCCTTCGGCCACGTCGATGACATAAATGTAGGCGTCGACGAGTTCGGGGGAGAAGGTGGCGGAGAGGTTGTCACCGCCGGATTCGATGAGGATGAGCTGCAGGTCGGCATGGCGTTTTTCGAGTTCGATGACAGCGGCCATGTTCATGCTGGTGTCGTCGCGGATGGCGGTGTGGGGGCAGCCGCCAGTTTCGACGCCGATGACGCGGTCGGCAGGAAGGACGTTGGCGCGGAGGAGGAATTCGGCGTCTTCGCGGGTGTAGATGTCGTTGGTAATGACGCCGAGGGAGTATTCATCCTTGAGCCATTGGCAGAGGCGAAGGACACACATGGTTTTGCCGGACCCAACAGGGCCACCGACGCCGATACGAAGAGGACGGGAGATCATAGAAAGGCTAAAGGATAAGGGATAAAGGCTAAAAACTGAGTGGTTCTGGCAGAGGGAGCTATGCTATGAGATAAAGAGGCGTTCGTGGGCGCGGGCGTGGCGCATGGAGGAGATTTCGAGGGTGGGATTGAACCAGCCGATGCGGTCGGTGGGTTGGTCGATGAGGGTTTGCAGGTCAGGGGCGACCTGGGTGATGGTTTTGCGCAGGATGCCCTGGCACCGCTCCTGACCGAGGCGGATGAGTTTCATGGCGGCGCTGGTGTAGCCGCTGATGGTTTGGTAGGTGAAGGCGCAGGCGGCGGTGGCGGGAGGGGCGTTGCGCAGCTCGATGGCGGTGATGATGAGGTGATGGCAGGGGGGCTGCTGGACGGCGTAATTTTGCAGAAATTCGTCCTGGTCGAGCTTGAGGAGCATGGCGAGGCGGCGGTTGCCGAGCTGGCGGCTGGCGTTGCG
It includes:
- a CDS encoding urease accessory protein UreD → MKGHLHLICSRNSLGQNHLRQQSFRAPLHLSKPHDDEDTLVVNLVTPTAGVFDDDEIDYNIHVEATARLTLTTPSSSRVYRSRNGGTGRVHQHLHVAAGAFLEYYPEPFIPHSGARYHQQNSLHIDEGGSLMFFEWLSPGRVASGESFEYHELRWDTDLWYADQLVARERYSLTPAEDSVSALTMTYPHAHYLGCFITGIEPPIDAIEALNSPDIYIGCGPLIHGGHTIKAVCNGSLAARKTLRALRQLLYTAHQKKPPHLGRFG
- a CDS encoding urease accessory protein UreF, with the protein product MLLNDHEQWQQNPRKSETTSDLLLWLLQVNDSQFPSGAYAHSMGLEGHMQRGLVKKPEDLETFLERQIVPNLLHFELPYLLRAHQAASANDQTALQALDHELDAWKLGAEMRNASRQLGNRRLAMLLKLDQDEFLQNYAVQQPPCHHLIITAIELRNAPPATAACAFTYQTISGYTSAAMKLIRLGQERCQGILRKTITQVAPDLQTLIDQPTDRIGWFNPTLEISSMRHARAHERLFIS
- the ureG gene encoding urease accessory protein UreG; amino-acid sequence: MISRPLRIGVGGPVGSGKTMCVLRLCQWLKDEYSLGVITNDIYTREDAEFLLRANVLPADRVIGVETGGCPHTAIRDDTSMNMAAVIELEKRHADLQLILIESGGDNLSATFSPELVDAYIYVIDVAEGDKIPRKGGPAIRTSDLLLINKTELAPYVGADLEVMARDSKIMRGDAPFLFADLKSEKGKEDLIAWLKHEYLFV